The following are encoded in a window of Microcoleus sp. FACHB-831 genomic DNA:
- a CDS encoding saccharopine dehydrogenase-like oxidoreductase, whose amino-acid sequence MTEQGSGSIKVPSRVGVLGFGGLGQAAARVLAPKHEMVLVAIADQKGYAYNSEGLNHSACSATYQSHGSVGYLEPCGTLSNQSIQDLIERADAVDGYFLALPNLPNTFMASVARQFIAAGWRGVLVDAMKRTSAVEQLLGLLPELQAAGITYMTGCGATPGLLTAAAALAAQSYAEIHSVKITFGVGIANWEAYRATIREDIAHLPGYSVEQASAMSDAEIEALLDETNGILTLENMEHADDVMLELAGICDRSRVSVGGVVDTRNPKKPLSTNVQVTGRTFEGKISTHTFTLGDETSMAANVCGPAFGYLKAGLALHRRGIYGLFTAAEVMPQFVK is encoded by the coding sequence ATGACTGAGCAGGGTTCAGGTTCAATCAAAGTTCCCTCTAGAGTGGGTGTCCTTGGTTTTGGTGGGCTAGGGCAAGCTGCGGCTAGAGTACTCGCTCCCAAGCACGAGATGGTTTTGGTGGCGATCGCTGACCAAAAGGGATATGCGTACAACTCGGAAGGATTAAATCACTCCGCCTGTAGTGCTACTTACCAATCTCATGGTTCAGTAGGTTATTTAGAGCCATGCGGCACTCTTAGCAACCAGAGTATCCAGGATTTAATTGAACGAGCCGATGCAGTTGATGGATATTTCCTAGCGCTACCAAATTTGCCTAATACGTTTATGGCTTCCGTAGCGCGGCAGTTTATTGCAGCTGGTTGGCGGGGGGTGTTGGTGGATGCCATGAAGCGTACCAGTGCGGTTGAGCAATTGCTCGGGTTGCTGCCGGAGTTGCAAGCCGCAGGAATTACTTATATGACGGGCTGCGGTGCTACGCCTGGATTACTGACGGCGGCTGCGGCTTTAGCTGCCCAGAGCTACGCAGAAATTCACAGTGTCAAGATTACTTTTGGGGTTGGAATTGCAAATTGGGAAGCTTACAGGGCTACTATCCGGGAGGATATTGCCCATCTTCCGGGATATAGCGTAGAACAAGCCAGTGCTATGAGTGATGCTGAGATAGAAGCTTTGCTGGATGAGACTAATGGTATTCTGACGCTGGAGAATATGGAACATGCTGATGATGTAATGCTAGAGCTTGCGGGTATATGCGATCGCTCTAGGGTGAGTGTCGGCGGCGTGGTAGATACGCGCAATCCTAAAAAACCACTCAGTACAAACGTTCAGGTAACAGGCCGCACTTTTGAGGGTAAGATATCCACTCATACTTTTACTCTCGGTGATGAAACCAGCATGGCAGCAAATGTCTGCGGCCCTGCTTTCGGCTACCTCAAAGCTGGCTTAGCCTTGCACCGACGTGGCATCTACGGTTTATTTACCGCAGCAGAAGTTATGCCCCAGTTTGTTAAGTAA
- a CDS encoding NUDIX hydrolase, whose amino-acid sequence MHKQGEIRVLALGIIQDGDRIFISQGYDPVKQKTFYRAMGGGVDFGETSLQALKREFQEEIQAELTNIKYLGCQENLFVFNGKQGHEILQIFKCDFVDQKFYQLESLTFAEGERKKTALWVNIERFKSGELLLVPEQFLDFIT is encoded by the coding sequence ATGCATAAACAAGGCGAAATTAGGGTGCTGGCATTGGGGATAATTCAAGATGGCGATCGCATCTTCATTTCCCAAGGCTACGATCCAGTAAAACAAAAAACATTCTATCGCGCTATGGGCGGCGGCGTTGATTTTGGAGAAACAAGTCTACAAGCTCTGAAACGCGAATTTCAAGAAGAGATACAAGCCGAATTAACCAACATTAAATACTTGGGCTGTCAGGAAAATCTCTTTGTTTTCAACGGCAAACAGGGTCACGAAATACTGCAAATTTTTAAATGCGATTTTGTTGACCAAAAGTTTTATCAGCTAGAAAGCTTGACTTTTGCTGAAGGCGAGCGAAAAAAGACAGCCTTGTGGGTAAATATCGAGCGCTTCAAATCGGGAGAGTTGCTGCTGGTTCCAGAGCAGTTTTTGGATTTTATAACTTAG
- a CDS encoding DUF3531 family protein: protein MQVQFREFDPFDLWIWLEFGNVPSQREQQYVEEVFNSWFFLGKLGGFNAENLQVQEEGLELSYMEYDQDLASESLISLMHNMGEFEYEGSWGRCWFDLGTSDAIALDILINSLTQLTKEYIGIERLIIGGQNEDWPVEDSNNRSKFVYDN from the coding sequence ATGCAAGTACAGTTTCGCGAGTTCGATCCTTTTGATTTGTGGATTTGGCTGGAGTTCGGCAATGTTCCTTCCCAGAGGGAACAGCAGTATGTTGAAGAAGTTTTTAACTCCTGGTTTTTCTTGGGAAAACTAGGAGGATTTAATGCTGAAAATCTCCAGGTTCAGGAAGAAGGTCTGGAACTCAGCTATATGGAATACGATCAAGATTTAGCTTCTGAAAGCCTGATTTCCCTTATGCACAATATGGGAGAATTTGAGTATGAGGGATCCTGGGGGCGTTGCTGGTTTGACTTAGGAACAAGTGATGCGATCGCTCTCGACATTCTGATAAACTCTTTGACACAACTCACAAAAGAATATATCGGCATTGAGCGCTTAATTATTGGCGGCCAAAATGAAGATTGGCCAGTTGAAGATAGCAACAATCGCTCTAAATTTGTTTACGACAATTAG
- a CDS encoding DUF2997 domain-containing protein: METLEFVIYPDGRVQEKVTGIVGTSCAEVTAAIEAQLGVVLTTEQTSEFFAQPVQQTAAATAQATFSEW, encoded by the coding sequence ATGGAAACATTAGAGTTTGTCATTTATCCAGATGGTCGGGTGCAGGAGAAAGTGACTGGCATAGTCGGTACATCCTGCGCTGAAGTAACTGCTGCCATTGAAGCCCAGCTTGGTGTGGTTCTCACTACCGAGCAAACTTCTGAATTTTTTGCTCAACCAGTTCAGCAAACGGCGGCGGCGACAGCCCAAGCAACGTTTAGCGAGTGGTAA
- a CDS encoding GspE/PulE family protein: protein MTHSSSQRRALTVRNDFSPFGNKLIQAGYVNTEDMQKALVESRKTGTPLIDILETITGKQLSPDLLRLYKKQQLFELKILYGVESLDPEISQIPASQIAQLIETLIPIDICRRYRLVPLSQNETQPPSVLVAMVEPDNLNAKDDLDRILRPQGIALQRMVIAREDYDQLISQYLDEQAKKEKAQAVASRVDINEDLDIIANLDDAPPEQEEDLGEAGAKDAPVINLVNKILAKALQEGVSDIHIEPQEEYLRIRFRKDGVLQQAFDTLPKKIVPSVCARFKIIAELDIAERRMPQDGRIRRIFEGRKVDFRVNTLPSRYGEKIVLRILDNSSTQLGLDKLITDQDTLQSVRDMAARPFGLILVTGPTGSGKSTTLYSVLAERNDPGVNISTAEDPIEYALPGITQVQVIREKGMDFSSILRAFMRQDPDVILVGETRDKETAKTAIEAALTGHLVMTTLHTNDAAGAIARLDEMGVEPFMVSGALLGVLAQRLMRRVCSECRIDYAPNQAELARFGLSTSQDGDVTFYKANSLRPDEIQERRASNTLCPKCNGVGYKGRVGVYEVMRITERLQTLINEGAPTTLIKEAAIEEGMKTLLAYSLDLVREGYTTLEEVERVTFTDTGLEDELKAKRKSSLTCRCCGADAKQEWLDCPYCLTPRFQD from the coding sequence ATGACTCATTCCTCATCACAACGACGCGCGCTAACCGTCCGCAATGATTTTTCGCCGTTCGGTAACAAGCTAATTCAGGCTGGCTATGTTAACACCGAGGATATGCAAAAGGCGCTGGTTGAAAGTCGCAAGACAGGCACGCCGCTGATAGACATCCTCGAAACCATCACGGGTAAGCAACTATCACCAGATTTGCTGCGCCTGTATAAAAAACAGCAACTCTTTGAACTAAAGATTCTTTACGGCGTTGAATCCCTAGATCCGGAAATCAGCCAAATTCCTGCTTCTCAAATTGCACAACTGATCGAGACGCTGATACCGATCGATATTTGTCGTCGCTATCGGCTAGTACCGTTATCGCAGAATGAAACCCAGCCGCCCTCGGTTCTGGTGGCGATGGTAGAGCCGGATAATTTAAACGCTAAGGATGATTTAGATCGGATTCTGCGCCCGCAAGGAATCGCCTTACAACGGATGGTTATTGCTAGGGAAGACTACGACCAGCTAATTAGCCAATACCTCGATGAACAAGCTAAGAAAGAGAAAGCCCAAGCGGTAGCAAGTCGGGTTGATATCAACGAAGATTTAGATATTATTGCGAATTTGGACGATGCTCCTCCTGAACAAGAGGAGGATTTGGGTGAAGCGGGTGCCAAGGACGCACCTGTGATCAACCTAGTCAATAAAATTCTGGCTAAAGCCCTGCAAGAGGGTGTTTCTGACATCCACATAGAACCACAAGAAGAATACTTGCGGATTCGCTTTCGCAAAGATGGTGTGCTGCAACAGGCTTTCGATACACTCCCTAAAAAAATCGTCCCATCAGTTTGTGCCCGCTTCAAGATTATTGCGGAGCTGGACATTGCCGAACGACGGATGCCCCAAGATGGTCGTATCCGCCGGATATTTGAAGGACGTAAGGTAGACTTCCGAGTTAACACTTTGCCTTCCCGTTACGGCGAGAAGATTGTGCTGCGGATCTTAGATAACTCTTCCACCCAACTGGGTTTGGATAAGTTGATTACCGATCAAGATACGCTCCAGAGCGTTCGAGATATGGCTGCCCGTCCCTTTGGCCTGATTTTGGTGACAGGGCCAACCGGATCGGGTAAATCGACAACCTTATACTCAGTCTTGGCAGAACGTAACGATCCAGGGGTGAATATTAGTACGGCGGAAGACCCGATTGAGTACGCGCTGCCTGGGATTACGCAGGTGCAGGTGATTCGAGAAAAGGGGATGGACTTTTCCTCGATTTTGCGGGCGTTCATGAGGCAAGATCCGGATGTGATTCTGGTGGGTGAGACCCGGGACAAAGAAACGGCAAAAACGGCTATTGAAGCGGCGTTAACAGGACACTTGGTGATGACAACGCTGCATACCAATGATGCGGCGGGTGCGATCGCTCGACTAGACGAAATGGGTGTTGAACCCTTCATGGTTTCTGGCGCCCTTCTTGGAGTTCTAGCCCAGCGCCTAATGCGGCGCGTTTGCTCTGAGTGCCGCATTGATTATGCGCCCAACCAAGCTGAACTGGCACGATTTGGTCTATCGACTTCCCAAGATGGTGATGTCACGTTCTATAAAGCCAACAGCCTGCGACCGGATGAAATTCAGGAACGCAGAGCTAGCAATACTTTGTGCCCAAAATGTAATGGTGTAGGCTATAAGGGCCGTGTCGGCGTATATGAAGTCATGCGGATCACCGAACGGCTGCAAACCTTAATCAACGAAGGTGCCCCCACTACCCTAATCAAGGAAGCAGCCATAGAAGAAGGCATGAAGACTTTGTTGGCTTACAGCTTAGATTTAGTACGCGAGGGCTACACCACACTAGAAGAAGTAGAACGGGTGACGTTCACCGATACAGGTCTAGAAGACGAACTCAAAGCTAAACGCAAGAGTTCTCTTACGTGTCGGTGTTGCGGTGCGGACGCCAAGCAGGAGTGGTTAGACTGTCCATACTGTTTGACTCCTCGTTTTCAAGACTAA
- a CDS encoding type II secretion system F family protein, whose protein sequence is MPTFIAQVKDSRGKAKKEKIVADNVGAASRALREKGLDVKNISLAPGFDITKFFDPASMAKVTVKDKAVFSRQFAAMVNAGVAIVRCLGVLSEQCPNPKLKKALLAISAEVQEGTNISEAMRKHPECFDNLYVSMVQAGEVGGVLDEVLNRLAKVLEDMARLQNQVKGAMAYPTAVGILAIIVFIAMTVFLIPIFAGIFKDLGGELPALTQFMLFCSEVLRSWRIIIPIAFVLIANFTFKQYYKTPAGRLQIDGLALKMPVLGDLNEKSAVARFSRTFGTLTRSGVPILTSLEIVADTAGNQVIKNAVISAQKEIQNGGMMSLAIQKENVFPPLAIQMIAIGEETGQIDSMLMKVADFYEDEVEQAVKALTSVLEPIMMVILAGMVAVILLSMYLPMFAVFDKLG, encoded by the coding sequence ATGCCTACCTTCATTGCCCAGGTTAAGGATTCTAGAGGAAAAGCTAAAAAAGAAAAAATTGTTGCGGACAATGTCGGTGCCGCCAGTAGAGCTTTGCGCGAAAAGGGTCTTGATGTTAAAAACATTTCTCTAGCTCCGGGTTTTGATATTACTAAATTCTTTGATCCAGCAAGTATGGCAAAGGTGACGGTCAAAGATAAGGCCGTATTTTCTCGCCAATTTGCAGCTATGGTCAACGCTGGTGTGGCTATAGTTAGGTGCCTCGGCGTGTTATCTGAGCAGTGCCCCAATCCCAAACTAAAAAAGGCACTCCTGGCAATTAGTGCCGAGGTGCAAGAGGGAACGAACATTTCTGAAGCAATGCGGAAGCATCCAGAGTGCTTTGATAATCTATATGTCAGCATGGTGCAGGCCGGAGAGGTCGGTGGTGTTCTCGATGAGGTGCTGAACCGATTAGCCAAGGTTCTAGAGGATATGGCGCGGCTGCAAAACCAAGTTAAAGGAGCTATGGCCTACCCTACAGCGGTTGGGATACTGGCCATCATAGTCTTTATCGCTATGACGGTGTTTCTGATACCGATTTTTGCTGGCATTTTCAAAGATCTAGGGGGAGAATTGCCAGCTCTGACCCAGTTCATGCTTTTTTGTAGCGAAGTACTTAGAAGTTGGAGAATTATTATTCCCATTGCGTTTGTATTAATAGCCAATTTTACCTTCAAGCAGTATTACAAAACACCAGCAGGTCGCCTTCAAATAGATGGCCTTGCTTTGAAAATGCCCGTGCTTGGCGACTTGAATGAAAAATCAGCAGTAGCTCGCTTTTCCCGAACTTTTGGAACGTTGACTCGTTCTGGCGTACCGATACTCACGTCGTTGGAAATTGTTGCGGATACAGCAGGCAACCAAGTGATTAAAAATGCGGTGATATCAGCGCAGAAAGAAATTCAAAATGGTGGAATGATGAGTTTAGCCATTCAAAAAGAGAATGTTTTCCCCCCGCTAGCGATTCAGATGATTGCTATTGGGGAAGAGACAGGCCAGATAGATTCGATGCTTATGAAAGTTGCTGACTTCTATGAAGATGAAGTGGAACAGGCTGTAAAAGCGCTCACAAGTGTTCTCGAACCGATCATGATGGTCATATTAGCAGGTATGGTGGCCGTTATTTTGCTGTCGATGTATCTGCCGATGTTCGCAGTTTTTGACAAGCTAGGTTAA
- a CDS encoding DUF1257 domain-containing protein, translated as MSHFSHIKTQIRNLNSLQAALTDLGIDWKSGAKTVRGYRGQTRTAELTIEQDNGYDIGFSWNGEEYELVSDMQFWQQAWSVDRFLNKVTQRYAYHTVLNETSRQGFQVAEQQKNEDGSIRLVLQRWSA; from the coding sequence ATGTCACACTTTAGCCACATTAAAACTCAAATCCGTAACCTTAATTCCTTGCAAGCTGCTTTAACAGATTTAGGTATTGATTGGAAATCTGGTGCCAAAACCGTGCGGGGCTATCGCGGTCAGACCCGCACTGCCGAACTTACCATTGAGCAAGATAATGGTTATGACATCGGCTTTAGTTGGAATGGCGAGGAATACGAACTGGTTAGCGATATGCAGTTTTGGCAGCAAGCTTGGTCTGTGGATCGTTTCCTTAACAAGGTGACGCAGCGCTATGCTTACCACACAGTATTAAACGAAACTTCCCGTCAGGGTTTTCAAGTTGCCGAACAGCAAAAGAATGAGGATGGTTCAATTCGCCTAGTGCTGCAACGCTGGAGTGCCTAA
- a CDS encoding YiaA/YiaB family inner membrane protein has protein sequence MHQIGNQKDSNAWVAQTWAAFILSISMTTVGILNLPADVWIKGFMGMGLAFSVGSTFTLAKTTRDLHESRRITARIDEAKVEQILSQHHPLK, from the coding sequence ATGCATCAAATTGGTAATCAAAAAGACAGCAACGCTTGGGTTGCTCAAACTTGGGCGGCTTTTATTCTATCTATTTCTATGACTACCGTTGGTATTTTAAACCTGCCTGCGGATGTTTGGATAAAAGGCTTCATGGGCATGGGTTTGGCTTTCTCTGTTGGCTCTACTTTTACTCTGGCAAAAACCACAAGGGATCTGCATGAATCGAGAAGAATCACTGCCAGGATCGATGAGGCTAAAGTCGAGCAAATCCTCTCACAGCACCATCCCTTAAAATAA
- a CDS encoding type IV pilus twitching motility protein PilT — MDLMIEDILESLVEQGGSDVHIQAGAPLFFRVSGKLTPQPQFGELLPPQECQKLIFSMLNNNQRKDLEMNWELDSSYAVKGLARFRLNVYKERGCYAACMRALSSKIPNADLLGLPNIVREMTERPRGLVLVTGQTGSGKTTTMAAMMDLINRTRAEHILTVEDPIEYVFPNIKSLFHQRQKGEDTKSFANALKGALRQDPDIILVGEMRDLETIALAISAAETGHLVFGTLHTNSAAATIDRVLDVFPPIQQPQIRAQLSGSLLAVFSQCLVQKKNVKPGEYGRVMAQEIMVVTPAIANLIREGKTAMIYSAIQTGVKLGMQTMEQVLAAFVKNGSISFEAAIAKTARPDELQRLLGGVAMPAKAGGGH, encoded by the coding sequence ATGGATTTGATGATCGAAGACATTCTAGAGTCTCTTGTAGAGCAGGGTGGCTCTGACGTACACATTCAGGCGGGAGCGCCGCTATTCTTCCGCGTCAGCGGTAAACTGACTCCTCAGCCCCAATTCGGGGAACTCCTGCCCCCCCAAGAGTGTCAGAAACTCATCTTCAGTATGCTGAACAACAACCAGCGTAAAGACTTGGAGATGAACTGGGAACTCGATTCCTCTTATGCCGTAAAAGGATTGGCTCGCTTCCGCCTTAATGTCTACAAAGAGCGCGGTTGCTATGCCGCTTGTATGAGGGCGTTGTCTTCAAAAATTCCTAACGCCGATCTCTTGGGGCTGCCCAACATTGTGCGGGAAATGACTGAAAGACCAAGAGGGCTGGTGTTAGTTACAGGACAGACAGGTTCTGGCAAAACTACCACGATGGCGGCCATGATGGACTTGATCAACCGGACGCGGGCAGAGCATATTCTAACCGTAGAAGACCCGATTGAATATGTGTTCCCCAACATCAAGAGCTTGTTTCACCAACGTCAAAAAGGTGAGGACACCAAGAGCTTTGCCAATGCGCTAAAAGGGGCGCTCCGCCAAGACCCTGACATTATCCTGGTGGGTGAAATGCGGGACTTGGAGACGATTGCCCTAGCGATATCAGCGGCAGAAACTGGTCACTTGGTGTTCGGCACGTTGCACACTAACTCAGCGGCAGCGACAATAGACCGAGTACTTGATGTGTTCCCCCCGATTCAACAACCACAAATCCGGGCGCAGTTGTCTGGTTCTTTATTGGCTGTTTTCAGCCAGTGCCTGGTGCAAAAGAAAAATGTAAAACCGGGTGAATACGGTCGGGTTATGGCCCAGGAAATCATGGTGGTAACGCCTGCTATTGCTAACTTGATTCGAGAAGGCAAAACCGCGATGATCTACTCTGCTATCCAAACTGGGGTTAAATTGGGTATGCAGACTATGGAGCAGGTGTTAGCAGCCTTTGTCAAAAATGGCAGTATTAGCTTTGAGGCGGCAATAGCCAAGACTGCTAGGCCCGATGAGCTACAGCGTCTCCTTGGTGGCGTTGCCATGCCTGCAAAAGCAGGTGGGGGCCATTAG
- a CDS encoding ferredoxin: MSEFSPTPDRSGLEPELGGIWRDAPERSGFEPELGGALRQKGVYVDEVTCIGCKHCAHVARNTFYIEPDYGRSRVVRQDGDSEDIIQEAIDTCPVDCIHWVDYTEVKKLEEERQYQVIPVPGYPIDYAVVATQRRRLKQKKRGKQI, encoded by the coding sequence ATGTCTGAATTTTCGCCAACACCGGATCGTTCCGGTCTAGAACCAGAGTTAGGTGGTATTTGGCGAGATGCTCCAGAACGTTCGGGCTTTGAACCGGAGTTGGGTGGTGCGCTAAGGCAGAAAGGTGTCTATGTTGATGAAGTCACCTGTATTGGCTGCAAGCACTGCGCCCATGTTGCCCGCAACACGTTCTATATTGAACCGGATTACGGGCGATCGCGTGTAGTTCGGCAAGATGGTGACTCGGAAGATATCATTCAAGAAGCGATTGATACCTGTCCGGTCGATTGCATCCACTGGGTCGATTACACAGAAGTGAAAAAGCTCGAAGAAGAACGGCAATATCAAGTAATTCCCGTTCCTGGGTATCCAATTGATTATGCAGTTGTTGCTACTCAACGGCGACGCTTAAAGCAGAAAAAACGGGGCAAGCAGATTTGA